In Silene latifolia isolate original U9 population chromosome X, ASM4854445v1, whole genome shotgun sequence, the following proteins share a genomic window:
- the LOC141620257 gene encoding uncharacterized protein LOC141620257 yields MIYGEVDKQYKRVWDYAEIVIKYNVGSSVIVQLGKIKNPPAVFKRMYMCLDAYKKEFIAGCRPMLGVDGCHLKGPYPGQLLTALVEVENKDSWTWFLELLMKDIELVADKITFMSDRQNAEFEQHMEELKSMSVGAHAYLSAIPTKHWCRHAFSNKCKSAMMLNNCCESFNNALRKCRDKPVLSVMKWIRRYCMKRTYSKWEGVDKVKDNLMPAIEKQLKIIAKESRRCELIQCGLLEFEVVNLTRDRL; encoded by the exons ATGATTTATGGGGAAGTAGATAAGCAATATAAGAGGGTGTGGGATTATGCAGAGATTGTTATTAAGTACAATGTGGGCAGTTCAGTAATAGTGCAACTAGGCAAGATTAAGAATCCCCCTGCTGTCTTCAAAAGAATGTATATGTGCTTGGATGCTTACAAGAAGGAATTTATTGCTGGTTGTAGGCCCATGTTAGGGGTTGATGGATGTCATTTGAAGGGGCCTTATCCAGGTCAACTACTTACAGCACTAG TTGAAGTGGAAAATAAAGACTCATGGACCTGGTTCTTGGAGCTGTTGATGAAGGATATTGAACTTGTTGCTGATAAGATAACCTTTATGTCAGACAGACAAAAC GCTGAATTTGAACAACATATGGAAGAACTGAAGTCTATGTCAGTTGGTGCACATGCTTACCTAAGTGCAATACCTACAAAACACTGGTGTAGGCATGCTTTTAGCAACAAATGTAAATCTGCAATGATGTTGAATAATTGTTGTGAAAGTTTTAATAATGCTTTGAGGAAGTGTAGGGACAAACCTGTCTTATCAGTTATGAAGTGGATTAGGAGGTATTGCATGAAGAGAACTTACTCCAAATGGGAGGGGGTTGATAAAGTGAAGGACAATCTTATGCCTGCTATTGAAAAGCAACTGAAGATAATAGCTAAAGAGAGTAGAAGGTGTGAGCTTATTCAGTGTGGTTTGTTAGAGTTTGAGGTCGTCAATCTAACTAGAGATAGGTTATAG